The Cucurbita pepo subsp. pepo cultivar mu-cu-16 chromosome LG08, ASM280686v2, whole genome shotgun sequence genome contains a region encoding:
- the LOC111800927 gene encoding uncharacterized protein LOC111800927, whose product METKIAFISIAASSSSSSSSSSSPLSRLFLLSDSSSSASPLQVSCGFSFDPPAPAAVRRSVFRQLDGILVVEIIHRDQSMMRKGRKFFYPFNFWMFNSFIQFIVDFLGITLVVIQRFLDPNHFAIYVDDSIVVGLKDKGKAVGMSFQSRNDLQEWSARVVERGTVMDFDLNCPPPDECIDPTGPHQEATQYYNHYQGQAMDNPEFVDEDIAIISPRKFAEARKNFRRNHFESSCGVAIRRNGAFSDLTSLAPFTIWPPLTNRNNVSIQEQTIHNLDLCLSCESSSKATKATIDTDIPSALAQTSSSLPPAAASGLRCAICIEALVEETTTKCGHVFCKSCIETAIATQHRCPICRRKLRKRDIIRIYLPF is encoded by the exons ATGGAAACCAAGATTGCTTTTATATCGATTgccgcctcctcctcctcctcctcctcctcctcctcctccccccTTTCCCGTCTCTTTTTGCTCTCCGATTCTTCTTCCTCCGCTTCGCCTCTGCAAGTTTCTTGCGGTTTCTCGTTCGATCCTCCCGCTCCTGCCGCTGTTCGCCGTTCCGTCTTCCGCCAG CTGGATGGTATTCTTGTCGTCGAAATCATTCACCGAGATCAGTCGATGATGCgcaaaggaagaaaattcttttatccttttaatttttggatgTTTAACTCATTTATTCAATTCATCGTGGACTTCTTGGGAATTACATTAGTGGTGATTCAAAGATTTTTGGACCCGAATCACTTTGCCATTTATGTGGATGATTCTATTGTTGTAGGTTTGAAAGATAAAGGAAAGGCTGTTGGAATGAGCTTTCAAAGTAGAAATGATCTACAGGAATGGAGTGCAAGAGTTGTTGAGCGAGGAACAGTAATGGACTTCGACCTAAATTGCCCACCTCCAGATGAGTGCATTGATCCAACTGGCCCTCATCAGGAAGCAACACAGTACTACAATCATTACCAAGGACAAGCTATGGACAATCCCGAGTTTGTCGACGAGGACATTGCTATAATCTCCCCTAGGAAATTTGCTGAG GCCAGGAAGAACTTTAGACGAAACCACTTTGAGAGTAGCTGTGGTGTTGCCATTAGACGTAATGGTGCTTTCTCAG ATTTAACGAGTTTGGCCCCTTTTACAATTTGGCCGCCCCTTACAAACCGCAATAACGTATCTATACAAGAACAAACGATTCACAACTTGGACCTTTGCTTAAGCTGCGAAAGCAGTAGTAAAGCCACAAAG GCAACAATTGACACAGACATCCCTTCTGCACTTGCACAAACTAGCAGCAGCCTCCCACCTGCAGCAGCCTCGGGTTTGCGGTGCGCGATCTGCATAGAAGCATTGGTTGAAGAAACAACAACCAAATGCGGGCACGTTTTCTGCAAGAGTTGCATCGAAACAGCCATAGCTACCCAGCACAGATGTCCTATATGTCGGCGTAAGCTTCGAAAACGAGATATTATCCGAATTTACCTACCGTTTTGa
- the LOC111800928 gene encoding RPM1-interacting protein 4-like isoform X2 gives MASLQVPKFGKWDDGEDVPYTTYFDNATKAISERLSSNDPLPRVEISEQHKTREGVVKRQTESPSHRDGSELPGQDYDSLKSTTSRGQQALRQKYTQEDMSLEDGNTKKRLQSPLDHRTRGHVSFNSPLHQRQGNNTATVRNGAASDGNIENPSLQTRQHPRTEAKSVVPSSPLRDRRGSSSPKGGCHDGITPLTPGRSRQQSAPRGIETPDRSPTVPRFGDWDESDPTSSENYTSIFTRVREERQTEEGGFPVGTNISHADGRNRSDAENSKKCCCFPWGK, from the exons AGTTTGCAAGTACCAAAATTTGGGAAGTGGGATGATGGGGAAGATGTCCCGTATACGACCTATTTTGACAATGCAACAAAGGCTATATCCGAGAGGTTGAGTTCAAATGATCCTCTTCCCCGAGTGGAGATTTCGGAGCAACACAAAACTCGAGAAGGTGTTGTGAAGAGGCAAACAGAGTCTCCATCTCACCGGGATGGTTCGGAACTTCCTGGTCAAGATTATGACAGTTTAAAATCAACCACGAGTCGGGGTCAACAAGCATTAAGGCAAAAGTACACTCAAGAAGATATGAGCTTGGAAGATGGTAACACGAAAAAACGCCTTCAATCTCCTTTGGACCATCGAACAAGGGGTCACGTTAGCTTTAACTCCCCTCTTCATCAACGCCAGGGGAACAACACGGCCACTGTGAGAAATGGCGCAGCTTCTGATGGCAACATAGAAAATCCATCTCTCCAAACACGACAGCATCCAAGGACCGAAGCAAAAAGCGTTGTACCATCTTCGCCGTTACGTGACCGTAGGGGTTCAAGCTCACCTAAAGGAGGTTGTCATGATGGTATAACTCCCTTGACTCCTGGAAGATCACGTCAACAATCCGCTCCTCGGGGCATTGAAACT CCTGATCGTAGCCCCACAGTTCCAAGATTTGGTGACTGGGATGAGAGCGATCCAACATCATCTGAGAACTACACAAGTATTTTCACCAGAGTACGTGAGGAGAGACAAACTGAGGAAGGAGGTTTTCCGGTGGGGACTAACATTTCTCATGCTGACGGTCGTAATCGATCCGATGCCGAAAATTCTAAG AAATGTTGCTGTTTTCCATGGGGAAAGTGA
- the LOC111800928 gene encoding RPM1-interacting protein 4-like isoform X1, with protein MAQSLQVPKFGKWDDGEDVPYTTYFDNATKAISERLSSNDPLPRVEISEQHKTREGVVKRQTESPSHRDGSELPGQDYDSLKSTTSRGQQALRQKYTQEDMSLEDGNTKKRLQSPLDHRTRGHVSFNSPLHQRQGNNTATVRNGAASDGNIENPSLQTRQHPRTEAKSVVPSSPLRDRRGSSSPKGGCHDGITPLTPGRSRQQSAPRGIETPDRSPTVPRFGDWDESDPTSSENYTSIFTRVREERQTEEGGFPVGTNISHADGRNRSDAENSKKCCCFPWGK; from the exons CAGAGTTTGCAAGTACCAAAATTTGGGAAGTGGGATGATGGGGAAGATGTCCCGTATACGACCTATTTTGACAATGCAACAAAGGCTATATCCGAGAGGTTGAGTTCAAATGATCCTCTTCCCCGAGTGGAGATTTCGGAGCAACACAAAACTCGAGAAGGTGTTGTGAAGAGGCAAACAGAGTCTCCATCTCACCGGGATGGTTCGGAACTTCCTGGTCAAGATTATGACAGTTTAAAATCAACCACGAGTCGGGGTCAACAAGCATTAAGGCAAAAGTACACTCAAGAAGATATGAGCTTGGAAGATGGTAACACGAAAAAACGCCTTCAATCTCCTTTGGACCATCGAACAAGGGGTCACGTTAGCTTTAACTCCCCTCTTCATCAACGCCAGGGGAACAACACGGCCACTGTGAGAAATGGCGCAGCTTCTGATGGCAACATAGAAAATCCATCTCTCCAAACACGACAGCATCCAAGGACCGAAGCAAAAAGCGTTGTACCATCTTCGCCGTTACGTGACCGTAGGGGTTCAAGCTCACCTAAAGGAGGTTGTCATGATGGTATAACTCCCTTGACTCCTGGAAGATCACGTCAACAATCCGCTCCTCGGGGCATTGAAACT CCTGATCGTAGCCCCACAGTTCCAAGATTTGGTGACTGGGATGAGAGCGATCCAACATCATCTGAGAACTACACAAGTATTTTCACCAGAGTACGTGAGGAGAGACAAACTGAGGAAGGAGGTTTTCCGGTGGGGACTAACATTTCTCATGCTGACGGTCGTAATCGATCCGATGCCGAAAATTCTAAG AAATGTTGCTGTTTTCCATGGGGAAAGTGA
- the LOC111800925 gene encoding beta-galactosidase 9 encodes MAVRSALILQLTSLTLTILLLAVSGEFFKPFNVSYDHRALIIDGKRRMLISAGVHYPRATPEMWPNIIEKSKEGGADVIQSYVFWNGHEPTKGQYNFDGRYDLVKFIRLVGSRGLYLHLRIGPYVCAEWNFGGFPLWLRDVPGIEFRTDNAPFKEEMERFVKKIVDLLRFEKLFSWQGGPVIMLQVENEYGNIESSFGKRGQKYIKWAAEMALGLGAGVPWVMCQQKDAPTTIINSCNGYYCDGFQPNSPSKPIFWTENWDGWFTSWGERTPHRPVEDLAFSVARFFQRKGSFQNYYMYFGGTNFGRTAGGPFYITSYDYDSPIDEYGLLREPKWGHLKDLHTALKLCEPALVSADSPQYIKLGSKQEAHVYHMNSRTDELERLEHGSLRSCSAFLANIDERNAASVKFNGRTYNLPPWSVSILPDCQNVVFNTAKVTAQTSINLLEFYAPTPFSSNISLKLHSMRQNELSTSFSSWMTVKEPVGIWSDKSFTVKGILEHLNVTKDSSDYLWYFTRIHVSSDDISFWKESNVSPTVTIDSVRDVFRVLVNGKIAGSAIGQWVKIVQPVQFVEGYNDLLLLSETVGLQNSGAFIEKDGAGIRGRIKLTGLKNGDIDLSESLWTYQVGLKGEFLKFYSLEENEKADWTDLSVDAVPSPFTWYKAYFSSPDGTDPVAINLGSMGKGQAWVNGHHIGRYWTVVAPKDGCPKKCDYRGAYNSGKCATNCGRPTQSWYHVPRSWLKESSNLLVLFEETGGNPLEIVVKLYSTGVICGQVSESNYPPLRKLSADYTSDGEILSSGTNPEMFLHCDDGHVISSIEFASYGTPQGSCKEFSRGHCHSTNSLSVVSEACLGKNSCTVEVSNSAFGGDPCRSIVKTLAVEARCSSTSGTRLSA; translated from the exons ATGGCGGTGCGAAGTGCTTTGATTCTTCAGTTGACGAGTTTGACTCTGACGATTCTTCTATTGGCTGTCTCCGGCGAGTTTTTCAAGCCTTTCAATGTGAGCTACGACCATAGGGCTTTGATCATTGACGGAAAACGCCGCATGCTTATCTCCGCCGGTGTTCATTATCCTCGCGCTACTCCGGAG ATGTGGCCTAATATAATTGAGAAGAGCAAGGAAGGTGGGGCGGATGTCATCCAATCTTATGTGTTTTGGAATGGACATGAACCAACGAAGGGACAG TATAACTTTGATGGGAGATATGACCTTGTCAAATTTATAAGGCTGGTAGGATCCAGAGGCCTATACCTTCATTTACGCATCGGACCATACGTGTGTGCGGAGTGGAATTTCGG GGGTTTTCCTTTGTGGCTGCGAGATGTACCTGGAATTGAATTTCGAACAGACAATGCTCCTTTCAAG GAGGAGATGGAGCGGTTTGTCAAAAAGATAGTGGATCTTTTGCGCTTTGAAAAGTTATTTAGTTGGCAAGGTGGTCCTGTCATCATGTTGCAG GTTGAAAATGAATATGGAAACATCGAAAGCTCATTTGGAAAGAgaggacagaaatatatcaaATGGGCTGCGGAGATGGCTCTAGGCCTTGGTGCTGGGGTTCCATGGGTTATGTGCCAGCAGAAGGATGCTCCAACAACCATT ATAAATTCATGTAATGGTTACTATTGTGACGGTTTTCAGCCAAATTCTCCAAGCAAACCAATATTTTGGACAGAAAATTGGGATGGATG GTTTACATCATGGGGCGAAAGAACACCTCACAGACCAGTCGAGGATCTTGCATTCTCTGTTGCACGCTTCTTCCAACGAAAAGGGAGCTTCCAGAATTATTATATG TATTTTGGTGGAACAAATTTTGGTCGTACGGCTGGAGGCCCATTTTACATTACTAGCTATGATTATGACTCTCCAATTGATGAATATG GTTTGCTAAGGGAGCCCAAATGGGGGCACTTGAAAGATTTGCATACTGCATTAAAGCTCTGTGAACCTGCTTTGGTGTCTGCTGACTCGCCCCAGTATATTAAGTTGGGGTCCAAGCAGGAG GCACATGTATACCATATGAATTCTCGAACTGACGAGCTCGAACGTTTGGAGCATGGAAGTCTAAGAAGTTGTTCCGCATTTCTTGCAAACATCGATGAACGTAATGCAGCTTCTGTAAAATTTAACGGGCGAACTTATAACTTACCACCGTGGTCGGTTAGTATTTTACCAGACTGCCAGAACGTAGTGTTCAACACCGCAAAG GTTACAGCTCAGACGTCCATCAACTTATTGGAGTTTTATGCGCCCACACCCTTTTCTTCTAACATCTCTTTAAAGCTACATTCTATGCGCCAGAATGAACTTTCAACAAGTTTTAGTTCTTGGATGACGGTAAAAGAACCCGTTGGCATCTGGAGTGACAAAAGCTTCACTGTTAAGGGTATACTGGAGCATTTAAATGTTACAAAGGATAGTTCTGATTACCTTTGGTATTTCACCag GATACATGTTTCCAGTGATGATATATCATTTTGGAAAGAGAGCAATGTTAGCCCAACAGTTACCATCGATAGTGTTCGGGATGTGTTTCGTGTATTAGTTAACGGGAAGATCGCAG GCAGCGCAATTGGTCAGTGGGTGAAGATTGTCCAGCCTGTTCAATTTGTCGAAGGATACAATGATTTGCTGTTGTTATCTGAGACAGTGGGTTTACAG AATTCTGGTGCCTTCATTGAGAAAGATGGGGCAGGTATCAGAGGCCGTATAAAGCTCACTGGATTAAAAAACGGGGATATTGATCTCTCAGAGTCCTTATGGACTTATCAG GTCGGGTTGAAGGGTGAATTCTTGAAATTCTATTCGTTAGAAGAAAACGAGAAGGCCGATTGGACTGATTTGTCTGTCGATGCCGTTCCGTCTCCGTTCACGTGGTACAAG GCATACTTCAGTTCGCCCGACGGGACCGACCCGGTCGCTATCAATCTAGGAAGCATGGGAAAGGGACAGGCTTGGGTCAATGGTCATCATATAGGTAGATACTGGACCGTGGTTGCCCCAAAAGATGGCTGTCCCAAAAAATGCGACTATCGTGGTGCTTATAATTCAGGAAAGTGTGCTACAAATTGCGGTCGGCCAACACAAAGCTG GTACCACGTTCCGCGATCATGGTTAAAGGAATCGAGCAATTTACTCGTCCTCTTCGAGGAAACTGGAGGAAATCCGCTCGAGATCGTCGTGAAGTTGTATTCAACTGGAGTCATCTGTGGTCAGGTCTCGGAGTCCAACTATCCACCTCTAAGGAAGTTGTCTGCTGATTATACATCTGATGGAGAAATTCTCTCGAGCGGAACGAACCCGGAAATGTTCTTGCATTGTGACGATGGCCACGTGATCTCCTCGATCGAATTTGCTAGCTATGGAACTCCTCAAGGAAGTTGCAAGGAGTTCTCTAGAGGCCACTGTCATTCAACCAATTCTCTGTCTGTTGTTTCCGAG GCTTGTTTGGGTAAAAATAGTTGCACGGTTGAAGTTTCAAATTCTGCGTTTGGAGGTGATCCATGTCGTAGCATTGTCAAGACACTCGCTGTTGAGGCTCGATGTAGTTCGACATCAGGTACTCGTTTATCTGCTTGA